A single Cannabis sativa cultivar Pink pepper isolate KNU-18-1 chromosome 7, ASM2916894v1, whole genome shotgun sequence DNA region contains:
- the LOC133039572 gene encoding uncharacterized protein LOC133039572 codes for MESGQEIQCLNKGTEIEERKDIPFLVFYNGQFDDRMNYENYEASGHYISANCNYEDLQQKLKDVLECNQDNTVLQLKYQVKEGYQPLRIKDDQSLHFYIQLKLKDPDFTTYPMCVNVINNPTTTIDASFLGNDNSLITHTSAFQPIEYNAATTEDSTNQQHIIEATVPEFGGESFDFMDYAKLVAEEMVEQLENNRKKEP; via the exons atg gaatcaggacaggaaatacaatgcttgaacaaagggacagagatagaa gaaaggaaagacattccattcctagtcttctacaatggacaattcgatgatcgaatgaattatgaaaattatgaagccaGTGGACATTACATTTCAGCCAATTGTAACTATGAAGATTTGCAACAGAAACTCAAAGATGTCCTGGAGTGCAACCAAGATAACACTGTtttgcaactgaaatatcaagtgaaggaaggataccaaccattgaggataaaggatgatcaaagcctgcatttctacatacaactcaaactgaaggaccccgacttcacaacatacccaatgtgtgtgaatgtcatcaacaacccaacaacaaccatcGATGCATCATTCTTGggaaatgacaattcattaattacacatacaAGCGCGTTCCAACCAATCGAATACAATGCAGCAACAACAgaagactcaacaaatcaacaacatatAATTGAAGCTACAGTACCGGAATTTGGGGgagaaagttttgacttcatggactatgcaaaacttgtggcAGAGGAGATGGTTGAGCAATTGGAAAACAACAGAAAAAAGGAACCATAA
- the LOC115697458 gene encoding protein DEHYDRATION-INDUCED 19, producing the protein MDSDFWTSRLAAAKRQYTLHHHNQTSHLDRLGMDDLEVEDDIRPEFPCPYCYEDFDIASLCSHLEDDHSCESKVTVCPVCSVRVSRDMLSHITLQHAHLFKIQRRRRLRRVAIPNSQALSLLGRDLREAHLQVLLGGGGGYRSNNSSVSNAATDPLLSSLILNYPTSEAEEISKSVVANADDTSMKKVAPAHTWKSSFDPSLSYEEREKRMKQATGRAGFVQDLFLTTLLGD; encoded by the exons ATGGACTCTGATTTCTGGACCTCTCGTCTCGCTGCCGCTAAACGCCAATATACGTTGCACCACCACAATCAGACCTCTCACTTAG ATCGGTTGGGGATGGATGATTTGGAGGTTGAAGACGATATCCGACCTGAGTTCCCTTGCCCCTATTGCTACGAAGACTTTGACATCGCTTCCCTATGTTCGCATCTTGAGGACGACCATTCTTGCGAATCCAAAGTCACC GTTTGTCCAGTATGCTCTGTTAGAGTTTCAAGGGACATGCTAAGTCATATCACCTTGCAACATGCACACTTGTTCAAGAT TCAACGACGACGAAGGCTACGCAGAGTTGCCATTCCTAACAGTCAAGCTCTGTCTCTTCTTGGTCGGGATCTTCGGGAAGCTCATTTGCAGGTGCTTTTAGGGGGTGGTGGTGGATATCGGTCAAACAATTCTAGTGTTTCTAATGCAGCCACCGATCCACTCTTATCATCTCTTATATTGAATTACCCTACATCTGAGGCAGAGGAAATTTCAAAGTCTGTTGTTGCCAATGCTGATGACACATCTATGAAAAAAGTTGCACCAGCCCATACATGGAAATCAAG TTTTGATCCATCCTTGAGTTACGAAGAGCGTGAAAAAAGGATGAAACAAGCTACCGGGAGAGCTGGTTTTGTGCAAGATCTGTTCCTCACAACACTGTTAGGAGACTAA
- the LOC133039571 gene encoding uncharacterized protein LOC133039571, producing MSKLDSLDIRVRPYLQQVGYHKWSRYHCKNKRYLTMTSNIAESLNVANLAARELPITTLMESLRALIQQWTYTNRKKAQKTTTFLTPTAEKKLVDNFVDSLTENVKPINETMFEVVELTRSWVINLKEKTCSCNRFQLDELPCAHALAVIKEMNLNVYNYCSGYYTTRTWLETYNGSTYPVHNHTTWDVPQNIKDIIVLPPNQKIRSGRPRKRRFLSEWDTKKHNRCSKCGQHGHNRKTCNNQAIK from the exons atgagcaagttggacagcttggacatccgtgtaagaccatatttacaacaagttggataccacaaatggtcaagataccacTGCAAAAACAAAAGGTATTTAACTATGACTTCAAACATTGCTGAATCTCTAAATGTAGCAAACTTGGCAGCTAGAGAgctaccaatcacaacacttatggagtcattgagagcattgatacaacaatggacatacacaaacaggaaaaaagcacagaaaacaacaacatttttaacacctacagcagagaagaaattagtcgacaactttgtggactcattgacagaaaat GTAAAACCAATAAACGAGACCATGTTTGAAGTCGTTGAACTAACCAGATCATGGGTCATCAACCTCAAGGAGAAAACATGCAGTTGCAACAGATTCCAACTTGACGAGTTACCGTgtgctcatgcgcttgctgttataaaagagatgaacttgaatGTTTACAACTACTGTTCAGGTTATTACACCACAAgaacatggcttgaaacatacaacggctcaacatatccggtacacaatcacacaacatgggatgtgccacaaaacataaaagatatcattgttctgccaccaaaccaaaaaataagatctggaagaccaaggaaacgaaggtttttatctgaatgggatacaaaaaaacataacagatgcagcaaatgtggtcaacacggacacaatcgaaagacatgcaacaatcaagcaataaaatag